Proteins encoded within one genomic window of Pedobacter africanus:
- a CDS encoding AGE family epimerase/isomerase — MDPAPLATFKAELITELSDILNWWMTHTVDEEHGGFYGKVDNDNIANPQAEKGLVLNARILYTFSSAYLLNSKKAYLAIAHRAFDYLTTYFLDSEYGGFYWAVDFTGKPSASRKQVYGQAFVIYALAEYIKIASNEKALALAKITFELLEQYSFDPVNTGYIEALSRTWGALEDLRLSDKDRNEKKSMNTHLHVIEAYTNLYSIWPDDKLKKAIKRLLSNFKNHIIDKSNCHLQLFFAENWEVRSNTFSFGHDIEAAWLLQESATVLKDEEETETFQKLALQLTRAATKSLAEDGGLWEEEAHWWPQAEAMVGFLNAWQNSADIRYLQQSVQSWSFIKRHLKNDKGEWHWGVHRDYTLMAGQDKAGFWKCPYHNGRACIEIIKRLSA, encoded by the coding sequence ATGGATCCAGCACCTTTAGCTACTTTTAAAGCAGAACTGATTACTGAGCTATCAGACATCTTAAACTGGTGGATGACTCATACTGTTGACGAGGAGCATGGCGGGTTCTATGGAAAGGTAGACAATGACAATATTGCTAATCCACAAGCAGAAAAAGGGTTGGTATTAAACGCAAGAATCCTTTATACCTTTTCTTCGGCTTATCTGCTAAACAGCAAAAAAGCATATTTAGCCATTGCCCATAGGGCATTTGATTATTTAACTACTTATTTTCTGGACAGTGAATATGGAGGGTTCTACTGGGCGGTAGATTTTACAGGCAAACCATCGGCATCCAGGAAACAAGTATACGGACAGGCCTTTGTGATCTATGCCCTGGCAGAGTACATAAAGATAGCGTCCAATGAAAAAGCCCTGGCTCTGGCTAAAATTACCTTTGAATTGCTGGAGCAGTACAGCTTTGATCCGGTCAACACCGGCTATATAGAAGCATTAAGCAGAACCTGGGGAGCGCTGGAAGACCTGCGGCTAAGTGATAAAGACCGGAACGAAAAAAAATCCATGAACACGCACCTGCATGTGATCGAAGCCTATACCAATCTGTACTCGATTTGGCCAGATGACAAGCTGAAAAAAGCCATCAAAAGACTGCTTTCGAACTTTAAAAACCATATTATAGATAAAAGCAACTGCCATCTGCAGTTGTTTTTTGCAGAAAACTGGGAAGTTAGATCAAACACATTTTCCTTTGGCCACGATATTGAAGCGGCTTGGTTACTGCAGGAATCGGCAACTGTCCTTAAAGACGAAGAAGAGACCGAAACTTTCCAGAAACTGGCCTTACAATTAACCAGAGCCGCAACAAAAAGCTTAGCGGAAGACGGGGGCCTGTGGGAAGAAGAGGCTCATTGGTGGCCTCAGGCCGAGGCCATGGTAGGCTTTTTGAATGCCTGGCAAAATAGTGCTGATATCAGGTACTTACAGCAATCTGTTCAAAGCTGGTCCTTCATCAAAAGACACCTTAAAAACGATAAGGGGGAATGGCATTGGGGTGTTCATCGAGATTATACCCTAATGGCAGGACAAGATAAGGCAGGCTTTTGGAAATGTCCATATCATAACGGCAGGGCCTGCATAGAAATTATCAAAAGATTAAGCGCATAG
- a CDS encoding ATP-dependent helicase yields the protein MPITPQQIQNANLIQDAAAQDLAPTIRLVAGPGTGKSFVIERRVHWLLSSQNIHPESIIAVSFTRAAAKDLKDRIYSYCANHNQGNVTDVKISTLHALALYMLRQTGNLALYPTEPAIMDDWELSNVFDAEFSNSANITPTRSGDIRRDHEAFWSTGVWNPANLPVLAVPVTQADRASFNGFYGPRTQTYSCVLPGEMVRTCVTQIQSGLIDPVAILGVRHLIVDEVQDLNPCDFEFINALIIRGVNVFISGDDDQSVYSFRFAFPQGIQNFTNVYPASTNHVLNHCFRCTPSILTAAQNVILNYPAPNRIPKQLTSVYTASNPINNGFTQSNAFNSPVQEARYIALSCQQLINSGIPPKEIMILISNRRLQLSAITNALDALNIGYDANQREDFKDSDHGRFLQSLLRIKSNENDYVAHRIMLGTPRGIGLGTCRNIADKVIANNLNYHDLFYNQLPPQVFGGREITAINKVITNIAVFQTWNLTDTIGLRANDIDQIFLNNFTQVEVTNWRGFIAGLPVDMTLEELKDFLQTDSQEEKDKILTVINARVNPGPQNQVAVAIIDKIRIMSFHSSKGLSAKIVFIPGLEETIFPSVPAQNAPGLILENARLFYVAITRAKAACILSYTRFRNIFGANTAMNPSRFCAATGTVFSQQNNNSLTPAELILITTSIANL from the coding sequence ATGCCGATAACGCCACAACAAATTCAAAACGCCAATTTAATTCAAGATGCAGCAGCACAAGATCTAGCCCCAACAATTCGCTTGGTTGCAGGGCCTGGAACAGGAAAGTCATTTGTTATTGAAAGAAGAGTGCATTGGCTTCTCTCAAGTCAAAACATTCATCCAGAATCAATAATCGCAGTGTCTTTTACTAGGGCTGCTGCTAAAGATCTAAAAGATAGAATATATAGTTACTGTGCAAATCATAATCAAGGTAACGTAACTGATGTAAAAATCTCAACATTGCACGCTCTTGCGCTATATATGCTGAGACAAACAGGAAACCTGGCCTTGTACCCCACTGAACCTGCTATTATGGATGACTGGGAATTGAGTAATGTCTTTGATGCGGAGTTTTCCAACTCGGCAAATATCACTCCTACTAGAAGCGGCGATATAAGAAGAGACCATGAGGCATTTTGGAGTACCGGTGTGTGGAATCCGGCAAACCTTCCAGTACTGGCAGTCCCTGTAACACAAGCGGATCGGGCATCATTTAATGGGTTTTATGGACCGCGCACACAAACCTATTCTTGCGTTTTGCCGGGTGAAATGGTAAGGACTTGTGTCACTCAAATTCAATCAGGGCTTATTGATCCTGTCGCAATACTGGGAGTCCGACATCTAATTGTTGACGAAGTTCAAGATCTTAATCCTTGTGATTTTGAGTTTATTAACGCCCTGATTATTCGGGGTGTCAATGTGTTTATTTCAGGTGATGATGACCAGAGTGTATATTCATTTCGATTTGCCTTTCCTCAAGGAATTCAGAATTTCACCAACGTTTATCCTGCGTCAACCAATCACGTGTTAAATCATTGTTTTAGATGTACACCTTCTATTTTAACCGCAGCTCAAAACGTTATCCTAAATTATCCTGCTCCGAATAGAATTCCCAAACAGTTGACTTCAGTTTATACCGCATCCAACCCAATAAATAATGGATTTACACAATCAAATGCTTTTAATAGTCCAGTTCAGGAAGCAAGGTACATAGCGCTGTCATGCCAACAATTAATTAATAGTGGTATTCCTCCAAAGGAAATAATGATTCTAATTAGTAATAGGAGACTGCAGCTAAGTGCAATTACAAATGCATTGGACGCTCTTAACATTGGTTATGATGCTAATCAACGAGAAGATTTCAAGGATTCTGATCATGGACGATTTCTACAGTCGTTATTACGCATAAAAAGTAATGAAAATGACTATGTTGCACATAGAATCATGTTAGGAACCCCCAGAGGAATTGGTTTAGGAACATGCAGAAATATTGCAGATAAAGTCATTGCTAACAATCTAAATTATCATGATTTATTTTATAACCAACTACCTCCACAGGTCTTCGGAGGGCGTGAAATTACTGCTATTAATAAAGTAATTACAAACATCGCAGTATTTCAGACTTGGAATCTTACTGATACGATCGGCCTTAGAGCTAACGACATTGATCAAATATTTCTGAACAATTTTACCCAAGTAGAAGTAACTAATTGGAGGGGGTTTATTGCTGGGCTTCCAGTTGATATGACCCTAGAGGAATTGAAAGATTTTTTGCAAACAGATTCACAAGAGGAAAAAGACAAAATATTGACTGTAATCAATGCACGTGTAAACCCTGGTCCTCAAAATCAAGTCGCAGTAGCGATAATCGATAAAATACGCATCATGTCCTTTCACTCATCAAAAGGGCTTAGTGCAAAAATCGTTTTCATACCTGGACTGGAAGAAACCATTTTTCCAAGCGTACCGGCTCAGAACGCACCGGGTCTAATTTTAGAAAATGCGAGACTTTTTTATGTGGCAATTACACGTGCTAAAGCTGCCTGTATACTAAGCTATACAAGATTCAGAAATATATTTGGCGCAAATACTGCGATGAATCCTTCGCGATTTTGTGCTGCAACCGGTACAGTATTTAGCCAACAGAATAATAATTCGTTGACGCCCGCCGAATTAATTTTGATAACGACAAGCATTGCAAATTTATAA
- a CDS encoding PD-(D/E)XK nuclease domain-containing protein: MINSNSHIVLCGGVSPSPHKTKKYASNHIHRLIIDPSNPGHNINLELPHFIQLVNCHFPDRIKDLLEIAGYVYAADRMIGRGANNSLEYHSWSRQLNFIIRVRDVSFWSNPEITKRLSDALTFVSGDQGYSFIFKDGGADIGQKSLYDHEAIQLQKRENSIIGLFSGGLDSLAGALEILTTTDKNLILVSHRSNTTGVSKIQKGIHRLLETDFPGRIQYFAFYCNLHGERAVEETQRTRIFLYTAIAYSLSTLASEKEIHVFENGVTSLNFSKRADLVNARASRTTHPQTLKLLENFYSAVGEEQRPIVHPFLYNTKTDIFNKIKAAGKVNYINSTISCTKTFLSFENNSQATHCGGCSQCVDRRLAAFASDLQDFDAIYDIDIAKDPITSPESRTHLNDYIRAIVKYNNFTEMNFQYEMLAALTDIIPYLEGQRPSEKAMRIYDLLKTHTSQVLNAIRNIQLLQDPLKPKIANTLNAYIDERMHLKPPIECLIETIKAKLTIAIPQAFEHEKPKHENALNDVIHALIQGESIDYGREYPTIKFSIARVIPDHSFLEIYDLLIEAKYLRGNTSKAAITDQIGADITKYPKEKYKLFIIYDPERKIANDVNFSKDIEKQPNCKVFIIR, translated from the coding sequence ATGATTAACTCCAACAGCCATATAGTTTTATGTGGTGGAGTTAGTCCTTCTCCTCACAAAACGAAAAAATATGCCTCCAACCATATCCATAGATTAATTATTGATCCATCTAATCCTGGACACAATATAAATCTTGAACTACCACATTTCATTCAGCTGGTAAATTGTCATTTTCCGGATCGAATTAAAGATTTGTTGGAGATTGCAGGATACGTTTACGCGGCTGACAGAATGATTGGGCGTGGGGCCAATAACAGCCTTGAATATCATAGTTGGTCAAGGCAATTAAATTTCATTATAAGAGTTCGAGATGTTTCTTTCTGGTCAAACCCAGAGATTACAAAACGTTTGTCTGATGCATTAACTTTCGTATCCGGTGATCAAGGATATTCTTTTATTTTCAAAGATGGGGGGGCTGATATTGGACAAAAAAGTCTTTACGATCATGAGGCAATCCAGTTACAAAAGAGAGAGAACTCTATTATTGGACTTTTTTCTGGTGGCTTGGACTCTTTGGCTGGCGCCCTAGAAATCCTAACTACAACTGACAAAAATCTAATCCTAGTTAGTCATCGCTCCAATACAACCGGTGTCTCCAAAATCCAGAAAGGTATACACCGACTTCTTGAAACTGATTTCCCAGGCAGGATCCAGTACTTTGCTTTCTATTGTAACCTTCACGGAGAAAGGGCTGTTGAGGAAACGCAACGTACACGAATATTTCTATATACCGCAATTGCGTATTCTCTGTCAACATTGGCCTCAGAAAAGGAAATTCATGTATTTGAAAATGGAGTTACATCCCTTAATTTTTCAAAAAGAGCTGATTTGGTTAATGCTCGTGCAAGCAGAACAACTCACCCACAAACATTAAAATTACTGGAAAACTTCTATTCCGCGGTTGGCGAAGAACAGCGACCAATTGTTCATCCATTTCTTTATAATACAAAAACAGATATCTTTAACAAGATCAAGGCTGCGGGTAAGGTAAATTATATTAATTCAACAATCTCTTGCACAAAAACATTTCTCAGTTTTGAAAATAATTCTCAGGCAACACATTGTGGTGGATGCTCACAATGCGTTGATAGAAGATTAGCTGCTTTTGCATCTGACTTACAGGATTTTGATGCAATTTATGATATCGATATAGCGAAAGATCCCATCACAAGTCCAGAATCCCGTACACATTTGAATGACTATATTAGGGCAATCGTAAAGTACAATAATTTTACTGAAATGAATTTTCAGTATGAAATGTTGGCGGCGTTAACTGACATCATCCCATATTTAGAGGGGCAGAGACCATCAGAAAAGGCGATGCGCATTTACGACCTGCTTAAAACGCATACTAGTCAAGTGTTAAACGCAATTAGAAACATTCAGCTTTTGCAAGATCCGCTCAAACCTAAAATTGCAAATACGTTGAATGCCTACATCGATGAGAGGATGCATCTTAAACCACCTATTGAATGTCTTATTGAAACAATCAAGGCTAAACTAACTATCGCGATACCCCAGGCGTTCGAACATGAAAAGCCGAAGCATGAAAATGCATTGAATGATGTAATACATGCGCTAATTCAAGGTGAGAGTATTGATTACGGAAGAGAATACCCAACCATAAAATTCTCAATTGCTCGTGTTATTCCCGATCATTCCTTTTTAGAAATTTATGATCTTCTCATTGAGGCTAAGTATCTGCGTGGAAACACATCAAAAGCAGCTATTACAGATCAGATCGGTGCCGACATTACGAAATATCCTAAGGAAAAATATAAGCTCTTTATAATTTATGATCCCGAAAGGAAAATCGCAAATGATGTTAACTTTTCAAAGGATATTGAAAAACAACCAAACTGCAAGGTATTTATAATTCGATAA